A single window of Ptychodera flava strain L36383 chromosome 3 unlocalized genomic scaffold, AS_Pfla_20210202 Scaffold_25__1_contigs__length_14229661_pilon, whole genome shotgun sequence DNA harbors:
- the LOC139125189 gene encoding integrase/recombinase xerD homolog, producing the protein MDFCLSHGLVALPVTTRTAILFVTSLANRGLAYRTIKVYLAGVMHHHVERGYADDVTMHALLQWALQGIRRGNGEVHRPRLPITIDLLRRLKECLHQRADMCSNDKLMVLASFTLAFYGFLRVSEFTAQSSMEFDVNATLLARDIVLTNAIIIKIKSTKTDPYARGHTIRIAPTSPVS; encoded by the coding sequence ATGGATTTCTGCTTGTCACATGGACTAGTGGCCTTACCTGTCACGACCAGGACTGCCATACTCTTCGTTACGAGCCTGGCAAATCGAGGACTAGCATACCGAACCATTAAGGTGTACCTAGCCGGGGTGATGCATCACCACGTTGAACGCGGGTATGCTGACGACGTAACAATGCACGCTCTCCTGCAATGGGCACTGCAAGGGATCAGGAGAGGCAATGGAGAAGTGCACCGGCCGCGACTACCAATCACTATTGACCTGCTCCGTCGCCTCAAGGAATGCCTGCATCAGCGTGCTGACATGTGCAGCAATGACAAGCTCATGGTATTGGCAAGCTTCACGCTGGCATTCTACGGCTTTCTGAGGGTAAGTGAGTTCACCGCGCAATCATCTATGGAATTTGACGTAAACGCTACATTGCTAGCCCGGGACATAGTGCTAACGAACGCAATCATAATCAAGATAAAGTCAACAAAGACTGACCCATACGCTCGAGGGCACACCATCCGTATCGCTCCAACTAGTCCTGTTTCATAA